In Sedimentibacter sp. MB31-C6, one genomic interval encodes:
- a CDS encoding HAD-IA family hydrolase: MKYKYVFFDFDGTLADTEEANFVIYQKLAEKYNLKNITIDELGHIKKMSAKELIEYVELKKRYLPFILKRGKKLLTQDIKNVSICKTDIFNVIKQLKDMGIKTAVLTTNSKTNVKIFLKEHNADVFDFISSSSMFGKESKMRRIMKKEKIKNSEVLYVGDEIRDIHAANRAYVDIASVAWGYNTVESIKKNKPNYLIYEPEELIEICKN, encoded by the coding sequence GTGAAATATAAATATGTTTTTTTTGATTTTGATGGAACACTTGCAGATACCGAAGAAGCTAATTTTGTAATATATCAGAAATTAGCAGAAAAATATAACTTAAAAAATATAACGATAGATGAATTAGGTCACATTAAAAAAATGAGTGCAAAAGAATTAATTGAATATGTCGAACTAAAAAAAAGATATCTTCCTTTTATTTTGAAAAGAGGTAAAAAACTTTTAACTCAAGATATTAAAAATGTAAGCATATGTAAGACAGATATATTTAATGTTATTAAGCAATTAAAAGATATGGGCATTAAAACTGCTGTCTTAACAACCAATTCAAAGACCAATGTAAAAATATTTTTAAAAGAACATAATGCAGATGTGTTTGATTTTATTTCAAGTTCGTCAATGTTTGGCAAGGAATCAAAAATGAGAAGAATTATGAAAAAAGAAAAAATTAAAAATAGTGAGGTTTTATATGTAGGTGATGAAATAAGAGATATACATGCTGCTAATCGCGCATATGTAGATATAGCTTCTGTAGCGTGGGGTTATAATACAGTTGAAAGCATTAAAAAGAATAAACCAAATTATTTGATTTATGAACCAGAAGAATTAATTGAAATTTGTAAAAATTAA
- a CDS encoding glycosyl hydrolase family 18 protein — MIIHVVQPGDSIYSIAATYNALPRQIIRDNQLANPNYLVPGQTIVVLFPSQYHTVRPGDTLSSIAEMYDTSVVKLMQNNLHITDPTNLALGEEIVISYEEPKIGPIHVNGYAYPIIDRNVLRKTLPYLTYLTLFTYGITPEGNLIDIEDEELIQMAREYGVAPLMLISTLTEEGTFSNELASVILNNQEAQNNLIENVLNTLKTKNYYGLDVDFEFILPEDRDAYTQFIRNLTNRLNEEGFIVFTALAPKVSADQPGLLYEAHDYPALGDVSNRVLLMTYEWGYTYGPAMAVAPVDKVREVLDYAITEIDPNKIYMGIPNYGYDFILPFVEGVSRAESLSNVEAVELAGEVGEYILYDETAQSPYYVYYDAQGRQHQVWFEDARSIQAKLDLFNEYGFEGVSYWNIMRFFPQNWLVVNSLYDIAKVL; from the coding sequence ATGATAATTCATGTTGTTCAGCCTGGGGATAGCATATATTCCATTGCGGCTACTTACAATGCTTTACCTAGGCAAATAATTAGAGATAATCAGCTTGCTAATCCCAATTACCTTGTTCCTGGTCAAACAATTGTTGTATTATTTCCTAGTCAATATCATACAGTAAGACCAGGAGATACACTATCGTCTATTGCAGAAATGTATGATACATCAGTAGTTAAACTTATGCAAAATAATCTTCATATTACTGATCCAACTAATCTTGCTTTAGGAGAGGAAATAGTAATAAGTTATGAAGAACCAAAAATAGGACCTATTCATGTGAATGGCTATGCATATCCTATTATAGATAGAAATGTATTAAGAAAAACCTTGCCATATTTAACTTATTTAACACTGTTTACCTATGGTATTACACCTGAAGGTAATCTTATAGATATAGAAGATGAAGAATTAATACAAATGGCGAGAGAATATGGAGTTGCACCACTTATGCTTATTTCTACATTGACGGAAGAGGGAACATTCAGTAATGAGTTAGCAAGTGTGATTCTTAATAACCAAGAGGCACAAAATAATTTAATTGAAAATGTTTTAAATACTTTGAAAACTAAAAACTATTATGGACTAGATGTAGATTTTGAATTTATATTGCCAGAAGATAGAGATGCTTATACTCAATTTATAAGAAATTTGACAAATAGATTAAACGAAGAAGGTTTTATTGTATTTACAGCACTAGCTCCTAAAGTATCAGCTGACCAACCAGGTTTATTGTATGAAGCACATGATTATCCTGCATTAGGAGATGTATCTAATAGAGTGCTATTAATGACTTATGAATGGGGTTATACTTATGGTCCTGCAATGGCAGTAGCACCAGTAGACAAAGTTCGAGAAGTACTAGATTATGCAATAACGGAAATTGATCCAAATAAAATTTATATGGGTATACCAAACTATGGATATGACTTTATTTTACCTTTTGTAGAAGGGGTTTCCAGAGCAGAGTCTTTATCAAATGTTGAGGCTGTAGAATTAGCAGGAGAGGTTGGCGAATATATATTATATGATGAAACTGCGCAATCTCCATATTATGTATATTATGATGCTCAAGGAAGACAACATCAAGTTTGGTTTGAAGACGCAAGAAGCATTCAAGCAAAGTTAGATTTATTTAACGAATATGGTTTCGAAGGTGTAAGTTACTGGAATATAATGAGGTTCTTTCCTCAAAATTGGCTTGTTGTTAATTCGTTATATGATATAGCTAAAGTATTATAA